Proteins encoded together in one Hemiscyllium ocellatum isolate sHemOce1 chromosome 9, sHemOce1.pat.X.cur, whole genome shotgun sequence window:
- the LOC132819067 gene encoding guanine nucleotide-binding protein G(I)/G(S)/G(O) subunit gamma-12: protein MASTNSIAQAKRAVRQLKVEASIDRIKVSKASADLVRYCEEHAKSDPLLMGIPTSENPFKDKKPCIIL, encoded by the exons ATGGCTAGTACAAATAGCATAGCACAAGCAAAGAGGGCAGTTCGACAGCTTAAAGTAGAAGCCAGTATTGACAGGATAAAG GTTTCAAAGGCTTCAGCAGATCTTGTCCGCTACTGTGAGGAGCATGCCAAAAGTGACCCTCTGCTCATGGGCATTCCAACTTCAGAAAACCCCTTTAAGGATAAGAAGCCTTGCATTATATTATAG